GACAACGAGCATTAGCTCTtgatttaaatattaaaaagatTCAATCTTTTATTGCTTCTTCTGTTAAAAAAGGAAACTTGGATCCAAAAGATGCTGAAAAGGTAAGGCTTTTTGTTGTTTATATGATAGGATATGATATGGGTATTGATTTTATATGATTTTCAGTGGTAAAAATGTATGCTTTTGTTTTGTTTATGTACAGTTAGTTGAAGAGTTAAGTAGAGCAAGTTATACATTGAGAGAAGGAGATGCTTCTGCGTTTCTTCCTAGTAAATCTTATGGTAATTTACTTGTTAGTTTTATGTATTAAAGTTATTAATTGATCAAACACAACCTTAGTTGGTCCTTTTTTTTTGTTTGAACGTCACCTTAGTTGGTCCTGTAACCATCCCAAGTGTCGGAACTTGACCTCGACCTGAGATGGGTCGAAACTAATCGATGGGGGTAAACacaaaaaaaaaccttattttttagtaaattttttttagtgtaaattttttttttcttccggaAATCGAGTGGGGCGGATACCCCTTTTGTCCTATATATGTTCCGCCCCTGATCCCAAGATAGTTGGATAGTCTAGTGGTTGGGAACCTGATCTCACGAGCAAACCTCACGTCATGGGTGGCAATGGAAATGGCTCGAAAACGGTTACTAGATAACCCGATTAGGTCGCGTAAATCTGAGTAGAAACACTACCCTTTCCTAGGTAGTTGAACCGGAAAACCTTATTCGTTTACCTATTCACCTTAGTTGGTCATGTAGTGGCATTTTGAAAGTATCTCGGATTTAATACCCACCTTATGCAAGTAGGAACCTTACCCATTTACCCAAGTTGGTCTTATAGTCTCTTTCGAAAGTATCTTCGATTCAATACCCACCTTATGCAAGTAGGAACTTGATTCATAATAAAAGTTTCTTAATAAAAGTGGATCACTGGTTGGACCCAGGAGCTTTTGAATGACCTATTGTGTGATGGGTTTAGGGTGGTGTGGTTTGAGCTGATTAGGGTTGTTGTAGAATCTAGTTAAAAGTCAACGATTTCAAGTTAATACGTTAGGTTTTTTTTTTTGAATTGGTGTTTTTTGGTTGCAGGAAGATTTTTGAGGATGTTTCTTGGTCCAATAAATGTGTATGCTACTAGAAAGGATGTTCAGTTAAAAGTGAAAGAAGAATACAATAATTTCAGGGTATTTTTGTTTTCAAGTACTGTTATATTTTGCATTCGTTATGCAAGAGGAATCGTGTCCTATATTTTCTGATAAATAGTAGCTAAGTTATTTCCTGGTAATTGTTTATTTTTTAAATTAATTTAGCTTGCAACAGCGAACAAATTATCATTCCATAATATGTATTAAACATTTTATTCTGATTACTAAAAACACAAATAATTTTTCCTCTTTTTTGGTTCATGATCAGGATAGGACTGCTTATTTGTTTCTATTTTTCCCATCTTTCCTATTGCTGCTAAGGTCATGGTTATGGGATGGATGTTTTCCTGCATTGCCTGTTCAGCTTTACCAGGTAATAATTATGTTTTTTCTTAATCTCGTTGTACTCATCTACTTTGGTTTCGTAAATTATATAAGGGGTGTTTGGTATCTCTTTTTGGAAGTGAATATGTGAGACAATGAGACATATAGGTAGTGGTTTTGAATGTGGTTCTGTTGTTTGAAGTTGCAGTATTAAGATAATTAGTCATTTTAGTGGTAGCAAATTTATTTAACGacgtatattatattttttttaacatcCAAAGAAACATATATACCTAAAATTTTCATATCAACTTTTCAGGCGTGGTTGCTCTACCTCTACACAGGATTGGCTTTACGAGAGAATATTTTAAGAGTTAACGGAAGTGACATACGCCCATGGTTTGTGTTCACACTAAATTTGTGTATTCCAAATAAGCCCTTTAGAATTTTAACATAATTAAAAGCTGTAATGTAATTTTCAGGTGGATATATCATCACTATTGTGCAATGCTCATGGCACTCATCAGTCTTACATGGGAAATAGAGCGAGAACCTGATTGCTCCCAGAAGCAGGTTAGTCTATTTTGGTACTCATATAATATGTTATATATAGGCGCAAGTTGTTTAATCTTTGTTAGAATACATGAACCTGCATTTAATTCTCTAGCTCTAGAAATATCTATGATGGTTCCCTGATCTTTCATATATCCTTGTTTTATCTCTAAATTCACTCTTGTAATCAGATTATACAATGAAGTAATACACATAGAGATGTAGTCCTTTGCGTGTTTGGTTGTTAATCATAGTAAATACAGTGTTCTTTTCTTTTGTTCTTATCTTTAGTTTTCGGTTCCAGTTTCTGATTACAATCTTATTTTGTGATTCCACCTTATTGCAGAAAGGTATACAGTTATTTTTGAAATGGGCTATTATGCAAGGAGTTGCAATGCTTCTGCAGAATAGATACCAACGCCAAAGGCTATATACACGTATTGCACTTGGAAAGGTATCTTTTTAAGGAGTAAAACTAGTATTACTCGTACTCGGTCAAACTCAGTTAAACTTGTctaaaactcgggattactcggaaaCTCGGCCAAAACTCGGAAAATAAGTCAAAATCGGTCAAactcaaacttagtcaacatccgagtactccctgagtagcgatttttgcaaccttgagtAAAACTTGATCCTGAAAGTTGAATCGAAGACCATAAATTTGACTACAGGCTAGAAGAATGGACGTTGTTTGGGGAGAAACTGCTGGAGTTGAAGGTCAAATATGGCTGTTATACCCCATACTCTTCATCTTGCAGGTAAATCTTACAAAGTGATTGTACTTTAACGAGAAAATTTAGGACATGCAAACTATTTTGTTACCTGAAGTTTGTTAATGTCAAGGTTAAACATAGCAGCCTTGAATGATACCTTAGAAACTTTTCATGACTGAAATATCCCATATATAGTTCCACTTATGGATTTAGAAAAAGTATTTTGATTAAACAATTTGATGCATAAACTGTGTTAAGAATAGTCAACCCCTGCGTGTTTTGTTTTTGTAGGCTTTTGAAGCGTATGTAGGTCTGCTACTGTTGAAAACCGCAGTGTTGGGTGTCATTTCAGAATGGCAGGTTAGATATATAATTCACCATTATTTGAAACTTAAATGATATCATGATATATATACTAAATTAGAATATCCAAATTCTTCGATGATATCCAGGTGGTTGCGTGCGGAATCCTCCTTATAATAATGGCTGTCGGGAATTTCATAAACACAGTAAAAACTCTTGTTTCGAAGTCACGGGTCAAAGTCAAAGCCAGAATGAGGAGAGAGAGAAGTAAGAGTGATTTGCTTCAGGGTTCCTCATGAGTTTAAAAATCGTACGAGGATATGTCGTGTGCTATTAGCATTTGTTTAATAATTAGATAAAATATGACTTGTCCCAAATGCACCAAGGATCCTCTTGGTAATTTTTGAAATCTACATTACTCTTTTATTCCGTTATAGATTTTTAGTTGTACTCTAAAGTAATAAACTTTGTTTTGGTTGTTATTTCACTACATTTCACTGTTAATATTCCTAGTTTTCAATGTAATCTTTGTTTTCATGATGTACAAGTTATTATAAAATAGTTGATTTGGGGAAATGATATACAGAGTACCAAGATTAGAGTAGACAGACAGAAGTTGCTTTATAAAAACTTACTTTCAATGAATCAAATTTACTTGTGGGCACAGTTTGACACTAACATGCTTTTGAAATCATTTGTTTTTTTAAAGTTAACATGATACCACAATTGTCAAACATAACTAGTAAAAGAAATTCAATAAACTCAACATTAGAGAAGGAA
The window above is part of the Rutidosis leptorrhynchoides isolate AG116_Rl617_1_P2 chromosome 1, CSIRO_AGI_Rlap_v1, whole genome shotgun sequence genome. Proteins encoded here:
- the LOC139871029 gene encoding uncharacterized protein; the protein is MGDSTAATRVAGADNNNNSSERITAEEVCRIVEQSKELQESAATLISRNSQEEDSLRQRALALDLNIKKIQSFIASSVKKGNLDPKDAEKLVEELSRASYTLREGDASAFLPSKSYGRFLRMFLGPINVYATRKDVQLKVKEEYNNFRDRTAYLFLFFPSFLLLLRSWLWDGCFPALPVQLYQAWLLYLYTGLALRENILRVNGSDIRPWWIYHHYCAMLMALISLTWEIEREPDCSQKQKGIQLFLKWAIMQGVAMLLQNRYQRQRLYTRIALGKARRMDVVWGETAGVEGQIWLLYPILFILQAFEAYVGLLLLKTAVLGVISEWQVVACGILLIIMAVGNFINTVKTLVSKSRVKVKARMRRERSKSDLLQGSS